In Nodosilinea sp. PGN35, the genomic stretch GGCGAAATTGCCGCCTACGTGCTGGCCGGGCGCAGTGTAGAACCCCTGGGTGAGCACGCGGTGTTTTACCCCGATGACGTGGAAGAACTGACTCCCGACTACCTGCGGCTGAAGGAAAATGCCTACGCCGACCTGAAGCCTGAGTCGGAGGGGTTGCAGGCGTTTTTAAGCGAACAGCCCGAGTCGGTGCAGCAGATGGTGGCCATCATGCGCCACCGCCTGTATCCGCTGCTGCTGCCCCAGGATGGCCCCGACGCCGTGAAGGTCAAGGTCAACGGTGCCGGGGATGAACTGGCGGCCTCGGGGGAGCACGACCGCAGCGCGTTGCAGGCCGCCACCGCCCTGCTGCACGAGCAATGGGAGAACCTGCGGCACAGCCTGGGCCGCTCGGGTCAGCGGGCCAGGGCGGCGCTGGCCTCAGCCCGCCAGCACCTGTGGGGCCGACCTCCGGCCTAGCAAGTTTTAAGCTATGGGTTGGACGGCAAACTGGCACACGCCCAGTCGGGGTTCAAGCAACAATTTACCCAGATTGTTACTCCCCGATTACGGCATGAAAAGTATTGACAGTTCATTGCCTAGAGTTCATACAAAAGCCAAGCACTTATCTGTTGATAATCAGTCTTTTTGTAAGCAGCAAAATAGGGTATTAAAGCTTTTATTTTTCACCGCTTCCCTGGGCAATGGGGGGGCAGAAATGCACCTTTTACGGTTGATCAACGCCCTCGATCGCAGTCAGTTTCGGCCCTTGGTGGCCGTGGCCCAGCGGGGGGGCAGCTACGAGGCAGCCCTGGCGGACGATGTGCCCATCTATGGCCTCAACCCGGCGGGGGTATCCTCCAGCAGTCTACGGATGGTGCGGGCGATCGCACCCCTGCGCGACCTGATTCAGGCCCAGCGGCCCGATGTGGTCTGCGCCGCCCTCGACCACGCCAACCTGGCGGCGATCGCCGCCTGCCGAGGGCTCTCTTACCGCCCCAAGCTGCTGGTGTGCGCCCAAAATTCGCCCCTCAGTCAGTACCACCGCCCCTGGCACCCCCTCGATCGCGCCATGCGGAGCCTCCTGGCCCACCAGCTCGCCGGGGCCGATGGGCTGATCGCCCTCTCCCAGGGTGTAGCGGCAGAGTTTGCGTCGCTGATGCAGCCGCCCCAGCCCCCCATCCATGTGATCTACAACATTGGCCTTGATGAGCGGGTGACGGCCGGGGCGATCGCTCCCCTGGCGACCAGCGACCTGCCCCTGCCCCGCCCGCTGATTGTGGCCTGCGGACGCCTGTGCGACCAAAAGGGCTTTACTTACCTGCTCGACGCCCTGGCCAGGGTGCGACGAACCGTGCCCGCCCACCTGTGGATTGTGGGGGAGGGGCCGCTGCGCCCGGCACTGGAGCGCCAAATTCGGCGGCTGGGCCTGGAGGGTGCCGTGCGGCTGCTGGGCTTTCGGCCCAACCCCTACCAGCTGATGGCGGCGGCGGATGTGTTTGCGCTGTCGTCGGTGTACGAGGGCTTTGGCAATGTGGTGGCTGAGGCTCTGGCCTGCGGTACCCCCGTGGTGGCCACCGACTGCCCCCACGGCCCGGCAGAAATTTTAGAGAACGGCGAGGCCGGACTGCTGGTGCCCCCCCGCGACGGGGCGGCTCTGGCGGTGGGCATTTTGCGCCTGCTCCACGAGCCGAATCTGCGGGAGCGGCTGGTGGCAAGGGGTCGGGTGCGATCGCAGCAGTTCCGTGCCGATGCGATCGCGGCCCAATACGCCGCTCTCTTCAGGCAAGTGCTGACTTGAAGCCTATCGCCCCAGTCGGTCAGCCTTTTGATCGGCTGCGCCCTGACGCCCCATGCCCGTCTATCAAAACTCTTTATCGAACGACCTATGTGCGGAATCTGTGGCACTGTGGGCAATCCCAACGCCTCTCAAAACCTGGCGATCGCCCTGGAGCGCATGGCCCATCGCGGCCCCGATCAGCAGGGCCAGATCGTCCAAAATCAGGTCATATTGGGCCACCGACGGCTGGCCATTCTCGATCTGTCAGACCAGGGCCGCCAGCCGATGACCAACGAAGACGGCACCCTCTGGCTCGTCTTTAATGGCGAGATCTATAACTTTGCCGACCTGCGCACTCGTCTGGAGCCCTATCACCAGTTCCATTCCCACACCGACTCGGAGGTGCTGATCCACGGCTACGAGCAGTGGGGTATCGATGGCCTGCTCCAGCGAGTGCGGGGCATGTTTGCCTTTGCCCTGTGGGATGAAGCCCAGGGCACGCTCCATATCGGGCGCGACCACGTGGGCAAAAAGCCCCTTTACTACAGCGGCCTGGGGGGCGGGCTGACCTTTGCCTCGACCCTGCCCGCCCTGGTCGATCTGCTGGGCACAACGCCGGAGGTTTCTGCCCCCGCCGTGCTCGACTACCTCACCTACCTCTGCGTGCCCGCCCCCCAGGCCATCTTTGCGGGGGTGGCCAAACTGCCCCCGGCCCATCGGCTGGAATACCGACTGGGGCAACCCGTCAAGCTGGTGCGCTACTGGCAGCCCGACTATGGCCACCCCGAACAGCGCACCGAAGCCGAGTGGCTCGACCACATTGAAACCACGCTGAAGCAGGCCGTGGGCGATCGCATGGTAGCCGATGTGCCCGTGGGGGCCTTTTTGAGCGGCGGCGTAGACTCCAGCCTGATTGTGGCGCTGATGGCCAGCCAGTCCTCTAGACCGATCAAAACGATCTCCGTCGGGTTTTCCCAGGCCTCGTTTAACGAGTTGCCCTACGCCCGCCTAGTGGCCGAGCGCTACGGCTGCGACCACAGCGAACATATTGTGCAGCCCCAGGCTGCCGCCGTGCTGCCCGCGCTAGTGGCCCACTTTGGCGAACCCTTTGCCGACCATTCGGCCCTGCCGATGTACTACCTGGCCCAGGCGGCTCGCACCCAGGTGACGGTGGTGCTCACTGGCGACGGCGGCGACGAGACCTTTGCAGGATACAAACATCTGCCTGCGGTCAGGCTGGCCCAGGGCCTGTATCGGCTGCCCCATGCCCTCAAGGTGGCCCTGGCCGCCCGGCTGCGAGAACTGGACGATCGCGGCGTACGCGGCGTGCGGAAGTTTCGCTGGATTGCCGAAATTGCCCAGGGAGCCGGAGGCACCTACGTTTTTGATGTCGTCAGCGGACGCACCTGTCGCGACTACCGCGCCCAGATGCTGGGGCCACGGCTGCAACCCTGGACAGACCACTCCAGCGATGCCCTCTACACCGACCTCTGGCAAAGCTCTGACCTCACCAATTGGGTTGATCGCGCGCTGTGCATCGATTTGCTGACGCTGCTGCCCGACGACCTGTTGACTAAGGTGGATATCACCACTATGGCCCACGGGTTAGAGGCGCGATCGCCCTTCTTAGACCTGCGTTTGGTCGAACTCTCAGCCAAAATTCCGGCCCGGCTCAAGCTCAAGCGCTTGCAGACCAAACGCCTACTCAAACAGCTGGCGATCAAGTACCTGCCCAAAGAAGTCTTGTATCGCCCCAAGCAGGGCTTTTCGCCGCCCACCTCCCACTGGCTGCGCGACGACCTCGGCCCCGAAGTTAAGACAGTTCTGCTGTCTAAGGCGGCGCGACAACGGGGTTACATTGCCCCGGAAGTCACCACACTGCTATTGGACGAACACCAGCGCGGCAAGGCCGACCATGGGCAACGACTGTGGTCGCTGCTCATGTTGGAGCTGTGGTTTCAACGATTTGTGGATAAATCTCTGTCAGCCAGCGACGGGCTGGGAATGCCGCTCTCTGCCCCGGATCCTTTTGAAAAAGTACTGGTATAGCTATGCAAACGTTTGACTCCATCGCGGTGGGTGTGCCTCAGCCCCTAGCTTCGCAGGCTTCCTCCCTGCGAGTGCTCTACTACATTGCCTACTATCAGCGCATGGCTGGGGCCAACCGCAGCCTGTTTGAGCTGGTGACTCACCTGCCCCCCTGGGTGACGCCCCTGGTGGTGCTGGCTGGAGAAGGGCGGGCGGCCCAGGCCTACCGCGATGCGGGAATCGAGGTAGAAGTGCTGCCCCCCGGCAAGGCCCTCAACCAGTTTGGCAAAGCCATGCTGAGCTGGTCTCCCTGGAAACGTGCCCAGGTGGCGGTAACCGAACTGCTGCCCTACACCCTGCAATGCCTGGCCCTAATGCGGGACTGGCAGCCCGATCTGGTGCATGTCAACGGCGGCAGGGGGGCGTTGATGATTGGGGCCGCCGCTCGACTGGGGGGCTATCCGGTGGTGGGGCACATGCGCGGTCAGCAGCCCTTCAGCGGCATTGCCGACACCTATTTTGAATGGGTTACCCATCGCATTGTCACCGTCTGTGATGCCATTCAAACGGATCTCAGCCCCGCCGCCCGCGCCAAGGCCACCACCGTCTATAACGGCATTCGCCAAGTGGCCGCCACCGCCCCCCCTAGTCCCTGGCTCAAAGCCCTAAAGGCTGAGGGCAAGCTGATCGTCGGCTGCTTTGCCTCGGTGGTGCCGTTTAAGGGCCACCGCCATCTGCTGGAGGCCGTCGCCGAATTGAACCGTCGCGGCTGGGCCGACCAGGTCGTGTGTGTCTGCGTGGGCGATATTGAGGCCGAGTACCAGGGTCACGCCACCTGGCTAATGCAGCGCCTGCAAGATCTGAAAATCCACAACCTGACCTTTACCGGCTGGCAGTCCGACCCATTCCCGTTTTACGAACTGGCGGATATTGAAGTGCTGCCCTCGGTCAGCCGCGAAACCATCGACTACGGCGATCGCACCATCACCATCGAAGGCAACGAAGGCTTTCCCCGCACTCACCTGGAGGCGATGTACTTTGGGCTGCCCATTGTCGGCACCGACATCGCGGGGGTGCGGGAGCAAGTTGAACACGGGGTGAACGGGTTTGTGGTGCCCCCCGGCGACCCCATCGCCCTGGCCGACGCCCTCGAAACCCTGCTCAAGGATAAGGATTTGCGATCGCAGCTAGGCCAAGCCGGGCGCGATCGCGTCCAGCGCGACTTTTCTACTGAGGCCCACGTCGCCGCCATGGTCAACCTCTACCAAGACCTCCTGCCCCGCAGATAAACCCTCTACGGCCTCACGCCTCCTCACCCATGACCCGCCTACCCAGCTCACTCCTCCTCGGCCTTGCCGCTGTCACTACTGCGGGCCTGGTGTGGCTCGCCCACAGCCGTGCCCCCTCCGCTAGCCTGCCCCCCCTGGCCACAGCCACTCGCCCCGACGGCCAGAGCGAAGCCTACTACGCCGCTGGGGATGCCGCCCTGACCACCGG encodes the following:
- a CDS encoding photosystem reaction center subunit H — protein: MTMLTVVRHSQIHGLTAIDGATVASLGEIEAVWLDDTGRVAYLSGREGFLPLDQVADISQQALSTCGRVLVAAPDHVQSLHELRVQSFWGDLLGWVDDFLFDWRTGEIAAYVLAGRSVEPLGEHAVFYPDDVEELTPDYLRLKENAYADLKPESEGLQAFLSEQPESVQQMVAIMRHRLYPLLLPQDGPDAVKVKVNGAGDELAASGEHDRSALQAATALLHEQWENLRHSLGRSGQRARAALASARQHLWGRPPA
- a CDS encoding glycosyltransferase family 4 protein, with protein sequence MQTFDSIAVGVPQPLASQASSLRVLYYIAYYQRMAGANRSLFELVTHLPPWVTPLVVLAGEGRAAQAYRDAGIEVEVLPPGKALNQFGKAMLSWSPWKRAQVAVTELLPYTLQCLALMRDWQPDLVHVNGGRGALMIGAAARLGGYPVVGHMRGQQPFSGIADTYFEWVTHRIVTVCDAIQTDLSPAARAKATTVYNGIRQVAATAPPSPWLKALKAEGKLIVGCFASVVPFKGHRHLLEAVAELNRRGWADQVVCVCVGDIEAEYQGHATWLMQRLQDLKIHNLTFTGWQSDPFPFYELADIEVLPSVSRETIDYGDRTITIEGNEGFPRTHLEAMYFGLPIVGTDIAGVREQVEHGVNGFVVPPGDPIALADALETLLKDKDLRSQLGQAGRDRVQRDFSTEAHVAAMVNLYQDLLPRR
- the asnB gene encoding asparagine synthase (glutamine-hydrolyzing); the encoded protein is MCGICGTVGNPNASQNLAIALERMAHRGPDQQGQIVQNQVILGHRRLAILDLSDQGRQPMTNEDGTLWLVFNGEIYNFADLRTRLEPYHQFHSHTDSEVLIHGYEQWGIDGLLQRVRGMFAFALWDEAQGTLHIGRDHVGKKPLYYSGLGGGLTFASTLPALVDLLGTTPEVSAPAVLDYLTYLCVPAPQAIFAGVAKLPPAHRLEYRLGQPVKLVRYWQPDYGHPEQRTEAEWLDHIETTLKQAVGDRMVADVPVGAFLSGGVDSSLIVALMASQSSRPIKTISVGFSQASFNELPYARLVAERYGCDHSEHIVQPQAAAVLPALVAHFGEPFADHSALPMYYLAQAARTQVTVVLTGDGGDETFAGYKHLPAVRLAQGLYRLPHALKVALAARLRELDDRGVRGVRKFRWIAEIAQGAGGTYVFDVVSGRTCRDYRAQMLGPRLQPWTDHSSDALYTDLWQSSDLTNWVDRALCIDLLTLLPDDLLTKVDITTMAHGLEARSPFLDLRLVELSAKIPARLKLKRLQTKRLLKQLAIKYLPKEVLYRPKQGFSPPTSHWLRDDLGPEVKTVLLSKAARQRGYIAPEVTTLLLDEHQRGKADHGQRLWSLLMLELWFQRFVDKSLSASDGLGMPLSAPDPFEKVLV
- a CDS encoding glycosyltransferase, whose amino-acid sequence is MHLLRLINALDRSQFRPLVAVAQRGGSYEAALADDVPIYGLNPAGVSSSSLRMVRAIAPLRDLIQAQRPDVVCAALDHANLAAIAACRGLSYRPKLLVCAQNSPLSQYHRPWHPLDRAMRSLLAHQLAGADGLIALSQGVAAEFASLMQPPQPPIHVIYNIGLDERVTAGAIAPLATSDLPLPRPLIVACGRLCDQKGFTYLLDALARVRRTVPAHLWIVGEGPLRPALERQIRRLGLEGAVRLLGFRPNPYQLMAAADVFALSSVYEGFGNVVAEALACGTPVVATDCPHGPAEILENGEAGLLVPPRDGAALAVGILRLLHEPNLRERLVARGRVRSQQFRADAIAAQYAALFRQVLT